A window from Cyanobacteria bacterium FACHB-DQ100 encodes these proteins:
- a CDS encoding ABC-2 family transporter protein: MKRLFRVIKTLLLVYYAYMVEYRAELLLWVLSGSLPIILMGVWTQAAGQSNFGLSPTDFARYFLAVFLVRQLTVVWVIWEFEREVVEGKLSLRLLQPIDPVWHHVFSHVAERFARIPFALLLIVLFFFLYPAAIWVPSFPAVILFALSIALAFTLNFLIQYTLALLAFWTERASSLQEFWFLFYLFLSGVIAPLEVFPPVVRTIALFTPFPYLVNFPASILVGLPTNLAQGFLVMIGWSAGFFVLNRWLWRQGLKQYSGMGA, translated from the coding sequence ATGAAGCGGCTTTTTCGGGTGATTAAAACTTTGCTGCTGGTATATTACGCCTACATGGTGGAATATCGAGCAGAACTACTCTTGTGGGTGCTTTCGGGATCGCTGCCGATTATTTTGATGGGAGTGTGGACGCAAGCGGCGGGCCAGAGTAATTTTGGATTATCTCCGACTGATTTTGCGCGGTACTTTTTAGCAGTTTTCTTGGTACGGCAATTAACTGTAGTTTGGGTGATTTGGGAGTTTGAGCGCGAAGTCGTTGAAGGTAAATTATCGCTGCGGTTATTGCAGCCGATCGATCCGGTGTGGCATCATGTCTTTTCTCATGTAGCAGAACGATTTGCCCGAATTCCCTTCGCACTTTTACTGATTGTTCTGTTTTTCTTCCTGTATCCGGCTGCGATTTGGGTTCCAAGCTTTCCAGCGGTGATTTTATTTGCGTTGTCGATCGCATTAGCATTCACGTTGAATTTTTTGATTCAATATACGTTAGCATTACTAGCGTTTTGGACAGAGCGAGCAAGTTCGCTACAAGAATTTTGGTTTCTGTTTTATCTATTTCTCTCTGGTGTGATTGCACCATTGGAGGTGTTTCCGCCTGTGGTGAGAACGATCGCATTATTTACGCCATTCCCGTATCTCGTTAATTTTCCTGCCAGTATTCTCGTAGGACTGCCGACGAATTTAGCGCAAGGATTTCTCGTCATGATCGGTTGGAGTGCAGGATTCTTTGTGCTGAATCGTTGGCTATGGCGGCAAGGTTTGAAGCAATATTCGGGGATGGGGGCATGA
- a CDS encoding ABC-2 family transporter protein encodes MKRYFQVLKLFWQTAIAAELEYRINFVISAFTSFGGLVGSLFGLFLFYQTGYTFAGWQWEEALIVVGIFTLLEGFSGTFLAPNLNRIVRHVQEGTLDFVLLKPISSQFWLSGHTISPWGLPDILFGAIVIFYAGGKLGIQPSAYLISLIPLVFGLAILYSLWFMLGATSIWFVKIYNVTEVLRGLIEAGRYPMAAYPIAYQFFFTFIVPVAFLTTIPAEAMLGRTEFGWIIGAGILAIVLLFVSRFFWRFALRFYTSASS; translated from the coding sequence ATGAAACGGTATTTTCAGGTTTTGAAATTGTTTTGGCAGACTGCGATCGCGGCTGAATTGGAGTACCGAATTAACTTCGTCATCTCTGCATTTACCAGTTTCGGCGGGCTGGTTGGAAGCTTGTTCGGATTGTTCTTGTTTTATCAGACAGGCTATACGTTTGCAGGCTGGCAATGGGAAGAAGCCTTGATCGTGGTGGGAATTTTCACGCTATTAGAGGGCTTTTCTGGTACGTTTCTCGCGCCCAATCTGAATCGAATTGTCCGCCATGTGCAAGAAGGGACACTCGATTTTGTGTTGCTTAAACCAATTAGTTCTCAGTTTTGGTTATCGGGGCACACGATTTCGCCTTGGGGATTGCCGGACATTCTTTTTGGTGCGATCGTCATTTTCTATGCAGGTGGTAAACTTGGCATTCAACCCAGCGCTTACTTAATTAGTCTAATTCCATTGGTATTTGGATTAGCAATTTTGTATAGCTTGTGGTTCATGTTAGGTGCGACTAGCATTTGGTTTGTCAAAATCTACAATGTAACTGAAGTATTGCGCGGATTAATCGAAGCAGGACGATATCCGATGGCAGCTTATCCGATCGCTTATCAATTCTTTTTCACGTTTATTGTTCCGGTTGCATTTCTTACCACGATTCCAGCCGAAGCAATGTTAGGACGCACCGAGTTTGGCTGGATCATCGGGGCGGGGATTTTAGCGATCGTGCTTTTATTTGTGTCGCGCTTTTTCTGGCGATTTGCGCTCCGGTTCTACACCAGTGCATCAAGTTAG
- a CDS encoding gamma-glutamyl-gamma-aminobutyrate hydrolase family protein, whose amino-acid sequence MTRTPLIGITCHSRNTAGEVVLPGTYVDAVRSVGGNAILLPPTQSDPDSLLDVLDGLILSGGGDIHPIHYNGEDHPTIYGIDDDRDTFEITLAKLALMRQIPVLGICRGMQVLTVATGGNLIQHVPEVFGDAIDHRLDQPRRPIPHDVEILPESRLFQWLSESRLNIVSWHHQAIAEFSSDWQLAARASDGVIEAIEHLSHPWAIALQWHPELSMEDPAHQRFFQAFVSACQRHPA is encoded by the coding sequence ATGACTCGCACTCCGCTTATCGGAATTACCTGCCACAGCAGAAATACAGCAGGTGAAGTTGTCCTTCCTGGAACTTATGTTGATGCCGTTCGATCAGTCGGTGGAAATGCCATCCTACTACCGCCTACACAATCAGATCCTGACTCCTTGCTCGATGTGTTGGACGGATTAATTTTGTCTGGTGGTGGCGATATTCATCCGATTCACTACAACGGAGAAGATCACCCGACGATTTATGGAATTGATGACGATCGCGATACCTTCGAGATCACATTGGCGAAATTAGCGCTGATGCGACAAATTCCAGTTTTGGGAATTTGTCGAGGAATGCAAGTGCTAACTGTTGCAACAGGCGGAAATCTAATTCAGCACGTTCCTGAGGTGTTTGGAGACGCGATCGATCATCGATTAGATCAGCCACGCCGCCCGATTCCTCACGATGTCGAAATTCTGCCAGAAAGCCGCTTGTTTCAATGGCTCTCAGAATCCCGGTTAAATATTGTGTCTTGGCATCATCAAGCGATCGCTGAATTTAGTTCAGATTGGCAACTGGCAGCAAGAGCGAGTGATGGCGTGATTGAAGCGATCGAGCATTTATCTCACCCTTGGGCGATCGCACTGCAATGGCATCCAGAATTATCAATGGAAGACCCCGCCCATCAGCGATTTTTTCAAGCTTTCGTTTCAGCTTGTCAGCGTCACCCTGCTTGA
- the sufR gene encoding iron-sulfur cluster biosynthesis transcriptional regulator SufR, giving the protein MTTTQQPSTKQDILHHLLRQGESTAQELAERLQVSPQAIRRHLKDLETEGLIVHKAIQVGMGRPNYLYELSREGRSQFPDRYDDFAVSLLGTLAETVSKDQMKSILQKQWQRKAIEYRERIGTGSVAERVENLVKLRVSEGYMAECHRIEPNQFVLTEYHCAIAQIAESFPSVCGHELEMFAIALPDCKVERTHWQVNGEHRCGYLIQAG; this is encoded by the coding sequence ATGACCACGACTCAGCAGCCTTCGACGAAACAGGATATTCTGCATCACCTTCTGAGGCAGGGCGAATCGACCGCGCAAGAGTTGGCGGAACGGTTGCAGGTCAGTCCGCAAGCGATTCGGCGGCACTTGAAAGACTTAGAAACCGAGGGTTTGATCGTTCACAAAGCGATTCAAGTGGGTATGGGTCGCCCGAATTATCTGTATGAACTAAGTCGTGAAGGTCGATCGCAGTTTCCCGATCGCTACGATGATTTTGCCGTGTCGCTGCTTGGAACTTTAGCGGAAACGGTCAGCAAGGATCAAATGAAGTCGATCTTGCAGAAACAATGGCAGCGAAAAGCGATCGAATATCGGGAGCGCATCGGAACGGGTTCAGTGGCGGAACGGGTGGAGAATTTAGTCAAGCTCCGGGTTTCAGAAGGATACATGGCAGAATGTCATCGGATCGAGCCGAATCAATTCGTGCTGACGGAATATCATTGTGCGATTGCGCAAATCGCAGAGTCGTTTCCCAGTGTGTGTGGACACGAGTTGGAAATGTTCGCGATCGCGTTACCGGATTGCAAAGTGGAGCGGACTCACTGGCAGGTTAACGGTGAGCATCGCTGTGGATACTTGATTCAAGCAGGGTGA
- a CDS encoding ferredoxin--nitrite reductase, whose product MQASDKQLEAMRHFSEQYAKRTGTYFCVDPGVTAVVIEGLAKHKEDLGSPLCPCRHYEDKEAEVAAAYWNCPCVPMRERKECHCMLFLTPDNDFAGERQDITFDEIRKHTNLG is encoded by the coding sequence ATGCAAGCCTCAGATAAGCAACTCGAAGCCATGCGCCACTTCTCCGAGCAATATGCGAAGCGGACAGGCACCTACTTTTGTGTTGATCCCGGTGTCACTGCCGTCGTAATCGAAGGCTTGGCGAAGCACAAGGAAGATTTGGGATCGCCGCTCTGCCCTTGTCGGCACTACGAAGACAAAGAAGCCGAGGTCGCTGCTGCTTACTGGAATTGCCCTTGTGTGCCGATGCGTGAGCGCAAGGAATGTCACTGTATGCTGTTCCTCACCCCCGACAATGACTTTGCAGGCGAAAGACAAGATATCACCTTCGACGAGATTCGCAAGCATACCAATCTTGGTTAA
- the sufB gene encoding Fe-S cluster assembly protein SufB, with translation MTSTFQTLVNQPYKYGFVTNIESETIPRGLSEDVIRLISAKKEEPEWLLDFRLKAYRQWLKMTEPNWAKFGYAPIDYQNIIYYSAPKVSEKKKSLDEVDPELLETFEKLGISLSEQKRLSNVAVDAIFDSVSIATTFKEKLAKDGVIFCSFSEAVKEHPDLIQKYLGSVVPSADNYFAALNSAVFSDGSFVFIPKGVKCPMELSTYFRINNGESGQFERTLIVAEEGAQVSYLEGCTAPMYDSNQLHAAVVELVALDNADIKYSTVQNWYAGDAEGKGGIFNFVTKRGMCKGVNSKISWTQVETGSAITWKYPSCVLVGDNSVGEFYSVALTNNHQMADTGTKMIHVGKNTRSTIISKGISAGQSRNSYRGLVKISPQAKGARNYSQCDSMLIGDRAQANTFPYIQVQNNQGKVEHEASTSKIGEDQLFYFAQRGISPEDAISMMISGFCQDVFNQLPMEFAVEADKLLSLKLEGSVG, from the coding sequence ATGACATCAACCTTCCAAACGCTCGTTAATCAGCCGTACAAGTATGGCTTCGTCACGAATATCGAGTCCGAAACGATTCCGCGTGGACTCAGCGAGGATGTCATTCGTTTGATTTCTGCCAAGAAAGAAGAGCCGGAATGGTTGCTCGATTTCCGGTTAAAGGCGTATCGGCAGTGGTTGAAGATGACTGAGCCAAATTGGGCGAAGTTTGGCTACGCGCCGATCGATTATCAAAACATCATTTACTATTCGGCTCCCAAGGTCAGCGAGAAGAAAAAGAGCCTCGATGAAGTCGATCCCGAACTGCTCGAAACCTTCGAGAAGCTGGGGATTTCTTTGTCTGAGCAGAAGCGCTTGAGCAATGTTGCCGTAGATGCGATTTTTGATAGCGTGTCGATCGCGACGACATTTAAAGAGAAGCTGGCGAAAGACGGCGTGATCTTCTGTTCGTTCTCTGAGGCGGTGAAGGAGCATCCGGATCTGATTCAGAAGTATCTGGGTAGTGTGGTTCCGTCTGCCGATAACTATTTCGCCGCTTTGAACTCTGCGGTGTTTAGTGATGGGTCGTTTGTGTTCATTCCCAAAGGCGTAAAGTGCCCGATGGAACTCTCGACCTATTTCCGCATCAATAATGGCGAGTCGGGCCAGTTCGAGCGGACATTGATCGTGGCAGAAGAAGGTGCCCAAGTGAGCTATCTCGAAGGCTGTACTGCCCCGATGTACGACTCGAATCAGCTTCATGCTGCGGTTGTCGAGTTGGTAGCACTCGATAATGCTGACATCAAGTATTCGACCGTGCAGAACTGGTACGCAGGAGATGCAGAAGGCAAGGGCGGTATCTTTAATTTCGTTACCAAGCGCGGAATGTGCAAAGGTGTGAATTCTAAGATTTCCTGGACGCAGGTAGAAACCGGATCAGCGATCACTTGGAAGTATCCGAGTTGTGTCTTGGTTGGGGATAATTCCGTCGGTGAATTCTACTCGGTGGCGCTGACGAACAATCATCAAATGGCGGACACCGGAACCAAGATGATTCACGTCGGCAAGAATACTCGCAGCACAATTATCTCGAAAGGGATTTCGGCGGGTCAGTCGAGAAATAGCTATCGCGGCTTGGTGAAGATTTCTCCTCAAGCGAAGGGTGCGCGGAACTATTCGCAGTGCGACTCAATGCTGATTGGCGATCGTGCTCAAGCGAATACTTTCCCGTACATTCAGGTGCAGAACAATCAAGGCAAGGTGGAGCATGAAGCTTCGACCTCAAAGATCGGGGAAGACCAGTTGTTCTATTTTGCTCAACGCGGCATTTCTCCAGAAGATGCAATCTCGATGATGATTAGCGGTTTCTGTCAGGATGTGTTTAATCAGTTGCCGATGGAGTTTGCAGTCGAAGCGGATAAGCTTCTCAGCCTGAAGCTCGAAGGTAGTGTGGGTTAA
- the sufC gene encoding Fe-S cluster assembly ATPase SufC, with protein sequence MIVENGEVILSVKNLTAEIDSTPILKGMNLEIKAGEIHAIMGPNGSGKSTFSKILAGHPAYTVTGGEILFHGQDLLELEPHERATSGVFLAFQYPLEIPGVTNVDFLRVSYNAKRKQEGLEELDAFDFDDVVHSKLELLKMDAGFLSRSVNEGFSGGEKKRNEILQMALLEPKLGILDEIDSGLDIDALKVVANGVNAITTSENATLVITHYQRLLNYITPDFVHVMADGRILLSGGKELALELEAKGYDWVVEGETVGA encoded by the coding sequence ATGATTGTTGAAAATGGTGAAGTAATTCTGTCAGTTAAGAATCTAACTGCTGAGATTGATAGCACACCGATTTTGAAGGGCATGAATCTCGAAATTAAAGCAGGTGAGATTCACGCGATTATGGGCCCGAATGGATCGGGAAAAAGTACCTTTTCTAAGATTCTGGCAGGGCATCCCGCTTACACGGTGACAGGCGGAGAGATTTTGTTTCATGGGCAGGATCTACTCGAACTCGAACCGCATGAGCGGGCGACTTCGGGTGTGTTTTTGGCATTCCAATATCCACTAGAAATTCCGGGCGTGACGAATGTAGATTTCTTGCGCGTGTCATATAACGCGAAACGCAAGCAGGAAGGCTTAGAAGAGTTGGATGCGTTTGATTTTGATGATGTGGTGCATTCCAAATTAGAGTTACTCAAGATGGATGCAGGCTTTCTTTCTCGTAGCGTGAACGAAGGCTTTTCGGGTGGCGAGAAGAAGCGGAATGAAATTCTGCAAATGGCATTGTTAGAGCCAAAATTAGGCATTTTGGATGAGATCGATTCTGGTTTAGATATCGATGCGTTGAAAGTCGTTGCAAATGGTGTGAACGCAATTACGACATCAGAAAATGCAACGCTTGTGATCACGCACTATCAGCGCTTATTGAATTACATTACGCCTGATTTTGTTCACGTCATGGCAGATGGACGAATTCTGCTGAGTGGCGGTAAGGAACTGGCGCTAGAGCTTGAAGCGAAAGGGTATGACTGGGTTGTTGAAGGTGAAACGGTAGGTGCATGA
- the sufD gene encoding Fe-S cluster assembly protein SufD translates to MMVEVSAVSEIGNSGTIATIDRAAYFNQLLNLRSPHSKFQDIRDRAAASVHDQAIPSTRDEEWRFTDVSDLLSLSLKIAEPASLSFPQIEAFLLPETANSRLVFVDGVFAADLSAIDDLPDGVVVSNLETVLELMPTVKDYIAKLPGEDEVFTALNTASLTDSAIVFVPRNQDVEVPIHLLFVSTQAEAIVQPRVCVIAETGSRVTLIEDFVSLTEGAYFTNTVTEIAIAENAEVRHTRVQRDSNAAFHIGRTAVSQARDSRYSCTAVNFGGRLSRHNLDVYQTGEQTETTLNGLTVIDGDRIGDTHSLLSLSKPYGVGNQVHKTIASDRAHAIFNGKVFVPQAAQQTDARQLSRNLLLSPKARVDTKPQLEIVADNVKCAHGATVSQLEDDEVFYLQSRGIDQDSARKLLTYAFAIEIIDQIPVPTLRDRLSAFIRSQHT, encoded by the coding sequence ATGATGGTAGAAGTTTCAGCCGTTTCTGAAATTGGAAATTCAGGCACGATCGCAACCATTGATCGCGCCGCTTACTTCAACCAATTACTGAATTTACGCTCTCCCCATTCCAAATTTCAAGACATTCGCGATCGCGCTGCGGCATCGGTTCACGATCAAGCCATTCCCTCAACTCGCGACGAAGAATGGCGTTTTACAGACGTTTCTGATTTGTTATCGCTGTCGCTGAAAATTGCTGAACCTGCGAGTTTAAGCTTTCCGCAGATTGAAGCTTTTCTGCTACCAGAAACAGCGAATTCGCGATTAGTCTTTGTTGATGGCGTATTTGCGGCGGATTTGTCTGCGATCGACGATCTACCCGATGGCGTTGTTGTTAGCAATCTTGAAACAGTCCTGGAATTAATGCCAACTGTGAAAGACTACATTGCTAAACTTCCCGGAGAAGATGAAGTCTTCACCGCTTTGAACACCGCAAGCTTGACAGATAGCGCGATCGTCTTTGTGCCGAGAAACCAAGATGTTGAGGTTCCGATTCATTTGCTGTTTGTCTCAACTCAAGCGGAAGCGATCGTTCAACCACGTGTGTGTGTGATTGCGGAAACTGGAAGTCGAGTCACGCTAATCGAAGATTTTGTCAGCTTGACTGAGGGCGCATATTTCACCAATACCGTTACGGAGATTGCGATCGCAGAAAACGCAGAAGTTCGTCATACTAGAGTTCAGAGGGATAGCAATGCTGCCTTTCACATTGGTAGGACTGCTGTTTCGCAAGCGAGAGATTCTCGTTATTCCTGCACTGCTGTGAATTTCGGCGGCAGACTTTCTCGACACAATCTAGATGTCTATCAGACCGGAGAGCAGACCGAGACTACGCTAAACGGTTTGACCGTGATTGATGGCGATCGCATCGGCGATACACACAGTCTGCTATCGCTGAGTAAGCCGTATGGTGTGGGCAATCAAGTCCATAAGACCATTGCGAGCGATCGTGCCCATGCAATCTTTAATGGTAAGGTTTTCGTTCCTCAAGCCGCACAGCAAACCGACGCGAGACAGTTGAGCCGCAACTTATTGTTATCTCCGAAAGCGCGAGTTGATACCAAGCCTCAGTTAGAGATTGTTGCAGATAACGTCAAGTGTGCTCATGGTGCGACGGTTAGCCAGCTAGAAGACGACGAAGTGTTTTACCTCCAGAGTCGCGGTATTGATCAAGACTCAGCGCGTAAGCTCTTGACTTATGCTTTTGCGATCGAAATCATTGACCAGATTCCAGTTCCGACCTTGCGTGATCGACTCTCTGCATTCATTCGTTCCCAACACACCTAA
- the sufS gene encoding SufS family cysteine desulfurase: MTFLQEKTLAAQVRSDFPLLNERIHDKPLVYLDNAATSQKPIAVLDALRHYYEHDNANVHRGAHTLSARATDAYEAARDKVAAFVNAASRQEIVYTRNASEAINIVAYAWGLNNLQAGDEIVLSVMEHHSNLVPWQLIAARTGAVIKHVQLNESEGFDFEHYKSLLSEKTKLVSVVYVSNTLGCINPVREICAEAHKVGAKVLIDACQAVPNMPVDVQAINCDWLVASGHKMCAPTGIGFLYGKLDVLRSMPPFFGGGEMIADVYLDHSTYADLPHKFEAGTPAIAEAIALGAAVDYLTNIGMDKIRAYEEELTAYLFQRLAEVPNLRIYGPKPDAAGGGRAALASFTAGELHPHDLSTLLDHEGIAIRSGHHCTQPLHRLLNAPGTARASLYFYNTREEIDRFIEALKETIDFFGGILG; this comes from the coding sequence ATGACTTTCCTGCAAGAAAAAACCCTCGCTGCTCAAGTGCGATCGGACTTCCCGCTTCTGAACGAGCGGATTCACGATAAGCCGCTAGTGTATCTCGACAATGCTGCGACTTCTCAGAAGCCGATCGCGGTTCTCGATGCTCTGCGCCACTATTATGAGCATGACAACGCCAATGTGCATCGCGGCGCACATACCTTGAGTGCAAGAGCGACTGATGCGTATGAAGCAGCGCGGGATAAAGTTGCAGCGTTTGTAAATGCAGCATCGCGGCAGGAGATTGTTTACACCCGGAATGCGAGTGAAGCAATCAATATTGTTGCCTATGCTTGGGGGTTGAATAATTTGCAGGCAGGCGATGAGATTGTTCTGTCTGTGATGGAGCATCATAGCAATCTGGTGCCGTGGCAGTTGATTGCAGCGCGAACGGGGGCTGTGATCAAGCACGTTCAGTTGAATGAATCGGAAGGTTTTGACTTTGAGCATTACAAGTCATTGCTCTCTGAAAAGACCAAACTGGTGTCGGTTGTCTATGTTTCCAATACTCTGGGCTGCATTAACCCGGTGCGTGAGATTTGCGCTGAAGCTCACAAGGTAGGAGCAAAAGTTCTGATCGATGCGTGTCAAGCGGTGCCGAATATGCCTGTAGATGTGCAAGCGATCAATTGTGATTGGCTCGTCGCATCCGGTCATAAAATGTGCGCTCCGACCGGAATCGGGTTCTTGTACGGCAAGCTGGACGTTTTACGATCGATGCCTCCGTTTTTCGGTGGTGGTGAAATGATTGCCGATGTGTATTTAGACCATTCGACTTATGCTGATTTGCCGCATAAGTTTGAAGCGGGGACTCCGGCGATTGCAGAAGCGATCGCGCTCGGTGCTGCGGTTGACTATCTCACAAATATCGGCATGGACAAGATCCGAGCTTACGAAGAAGAGTTGACGGCATACCTATTCCAGCGATTAGCAGAAGTTCCAAATCTGCGGATCTACGGACCCAAACCAGACGCGGCAGGCGGAGGACGAGCAGCCTTAGCTTCATTTACCGCCGGAGAATTGCATCCTCATGATCTTTCGACTTTGTTGGATCATGAAGGCATTGCGATCCGATCGGGACATCATTGCACTCAGCCGTTACACCGATTGTTAAATGCTCCGGGCACTGCTCGCGCTAGTTTGTATTTCTACAATACTCGCGAGGAGATCGATCGATTCATCGAAGCGCTGAAAGAGACGATCGATTTCTTTGGTGGGATTCTGGGCTAA
- a CDS encoding Uma2 family endonuclease, translating to MTFTTPEASIKLTLALTDDQFFQLCQDNRDLQFERTALGEIIIMPPTGSESGRRNTKITTQIDNWNEQTQLGEVFDSSSGFTLPNGASYAPDAAWIRRERWEALTPEQQEKFAPICPDVVIELRSRTDSLPKLQAKMREYIENGAKLGWLLDRQNQCVEVYRPGKTTELLQAPKTISADDILPGFTLDLQKILY from the coding sequence ATGACCTTCACAACGCCTGAAGCTTCGATAAAGTTGACTCTTGCGTTAACAGACGACCAGTTTTTTCAACTGTGCCAAGACAATCGGGATTTGCAGTTTGAGCGCACAGCATTGGGAGAAATCATCATTATGCCGCCGACTGGAAGCGAGTCAGGACGACGCAACACTAAAATTACAACGCAAATAGACAATTGGAATGAGCAAACCCAACTCGGAGAAGTTTTCGATTCCTCCAGCGGGTTTACACTTCCGAATGGCGCAAGTTATGCTCCCGATGCAGCTTGGATTCGACGAGAACGATGGGAAGCCCTAACGCCGGAACAACAGGAAAAATTTGCGCCCATTTGTCCTGATGTGGTGATTGAATTGCGGTCTAGAACTGACTCGTTGCCAAAACTGCAAGCGAAGATGCGCGAATACATTGAAAACGGAGCAAAGTTAGGTTGGTTGCTCGATCGCCAAAACCAATGCGTTGAAGTTTACCGCCCTGGAAAAACGACAGAACTATTGCAGGCTCCTAAAACAATCTCGGCAGATGATATTTTGCCTGGATTTACGCTCGATTTACAAAAAATTCTCTACTAA
- a CDS encoding XisI protein, with product MDKLIQYRTIIKQVLTGYQNLVPHSPDDEVESLLAFDEERDQYLWFRSGWQNKKRVRHITIYIRIKNDKVWVEEDWTDLCVVDDLLTAGIPATDIVLGFQPPDVRQYTDFAIA from the coding sequence ATGGACAAACTGATCCAGTACCGGACGATTATTAAACAAGTTTTGACTGGTTATCAGAATCTAGTTCCACATTCTCCCGATGATGAAGTCGAAAGCTTACTGGCATTCGATGAGGAGCGTGATCAGTATCTCTGGTTTCGATCGGGTTGGCAAAACAAAAAAAGAGTTCGACACATCACAATTTACATCCGAATCAAAAACGATAAGGTTTGGGTTGAAGAAGATTGGACAGATTTATGCGTTGTAGACGATTTACTTACAGCAGGAATTCCGGCGACAGACATTGTGCTTGGATTTCAACCACCAGACGTTCGGCAGTATACAGATTTTGCGATCGCGTAA
- a CDS encoding XisH family protein yields MPAKDLYHDAMKNALSKDGWIITKDPLTIEYEEIQVYADMAATKLFAAERDARKIAVEVKSFISPSPVRDLELALGQYIIYRSFLTLTDPDRQVYLAIREEVFNSFFQLKAIQTIIEQNQIFLIVIDTTNEVIVQWTN; encoded by the coding sequence ATGCCTGCCAAAGATTTGTATCACGATGCGATGAAAAATGCTTTGAGCAAGGATGGTTGGATAATTACAAAAGATCCGCTGACGATTGAATACGAAGAAATTCAGGTTTATGCAGATATGGCAGCAACAAAGCTATTTGCGGCTGAACGGGATGCTAGGAAAATTGCAGTAGAGGTTAAAAGCTTTATTAGTCCTTCTCCAGTTCGAGATTTAGAACTTGCACTGGGGCAGTACATTATCTATCGTAGTTTTCTCACGCTTACTGATCCTGATCGACAAGTCTATCTCGCAATTCGTGAAGAAGTTTTTAACAGCTTCTTCCAGCTCAAAGCAATTCAAACCATAATTGAGCAGAACCAAATTTTCCTGATCGTGATCGACACTACAAACGAGGTCATTGTGCAATGGACAAACTGA